ACAATGTAGAGCTACAGAGCAAATGATACATGCATCTAGGACTGATCCGAAGAAGTTAAGCTCTGTATATCCTGCCTATTTAGATATATATAACTCAACTGATCATCAAAAAATGATTTTACAGACAGTGGAGAAAATCCAGCATAGTTCCCCTTTACTTTTGCCAAGCAAAGCTCATGGATGCACTTGAAGATCCCATGTTTTTGGGTGACTGGTTGAGCTGCGTATTCCTCGAGTGACATCCACTACATGAAACAAAAACAATGCACAAAATTATGGTCGTTTTTCTTATTCAGTTACTCGATTCACTCTAAAATATATGACCAAATTTGAACCTAGGCATGTGTAAGAAGACGCAACTGCTCAAGTGGGCAAATTGTTCTGATTAACTTGATTTTCAAAAATTAAAATTAAAGGAGTATGTCAAAAAAAAAAAAATATTTCAACAAAAGTTTACCTTGGCTGCCTCAATCTCCAGGTCTTGCTTTTGGATGTCAAATGACAGAGGACGTAACATGCACACAAAAAATAGATCTGACTTCTCAAAAAATGACTTGTGTGCTTGCCTATAGGTAGGAAACAGGAGATTATGTAGGATTAGAATCTATGACATGGTTTACCTCTGTAAAGTAGAAGAAAAGATCTGAAACTCAATAAATCTGCGCTAATGAGAAGCAAAGTCTAAGGAGATAAAAAAGATGGATAAGTATAACCGAGTGCAGTCAATTGCACAATTTCAGATTCCCTCTAGAGGTACTACCCTAAGCATTTTTGTTTACTAGAAAGAGGCTTTAGATATGTGTTTAAAGGAGAAGGGTCATATATTGGATGGGAGCAAAAATACCATCTGCTTATTGTAGAGTAGATCGAATATCTAATACTTTACCTAGAAAATATTAAATGATTTCCTTTTTGTTATTCTACAGCCAAAATATTCATAATTGAAGGCCAACAACACCTGAGCGTCAACAAGATATGACCAGCAGTCAAGTGCCGGCCATTCCCCGCTGGCACTGGCGTTATCATAGGGGAACAAAGAGCAAGTTTACAGCAGGGTAACATAATAGATGGTGTATGGAAAAATTCGGGATTTTGGAATTTTTTTATGGTTGTAGAACACTTCAGTGGCTGCAAATATAATTCAACCAAATGACGGAATCTTGTTATATCATGTCATATCCTGATCTTGTTTCATGACTCTTGTTTGGTACACATGATTTAGTTTTACCATCTACAACCAAGTTGATAGAAAATACTAACTAGTACATAAAAAATCGAAAATAATGCATGAATTCAAGATTCTGGAACTTGTACCTGAATGCTAATACCTCTTGAAACTCTGCATCGATCTGAAGCAGTGAAAACCAGTGGAGTTAGTCACACTGTCATATTGGTATTTTATGCTACAAGGAGTAAATATAATATGGATACACAGAAATTGATAACTTACTCCTGTTTCTTCTTTCACTTCTCTTACAGCTGCCACAGTAATATCCTCACCCTGTTATTGAATAGCTCATTTAATGTCTGTCCGTAACAAGCTTAACAGTTTACAAATAATTGAGAGTGCTGCTATTCCTACCCTTTCTCATATTTCCCGCGCTCACTATGTTTCTGAAAAAAGGTAAAGCTCTTTCATATTATTCCATAGTGCCCCTGTGAACTAACTCAGACCAAATAAAGAATAGACTGTAAATCAATCACCATCTCCTTCCACCATTTTAATTTCTTACACAAACACCAACTCTATTATCTCAGCAGAAGGTAAACATATTATACGAGTTATTTGGTAGTATTCTACACAGCCTTATACTCATATTTTTATGTTTCCCTCTTTCTACAACTTAGTTAAGATGATTAGCTTATATGATACAGAATAGAATATATTTATTGCACAAATGAAAGGTGAAAGATGTAAGTAAGACAGGCGAGTCGGACTAATTGCACTCCTTAAAAAGAAACTGCATGCTTAGTTAAGGTATATACCTCATCAACTACTCCAGTAGGAATTTTCCACACACCAGTTCCTTGTAACCTGCCACTCTTTTCCTGGACTACAAGCAACTACGTAGAAGAAATCTATTTCAAAATCAACAACAGATGTGATGACAAGGTTGCAGAAAATGAAAGACGTTCTTAACCTTTTGGTTAGGATTCAATTTCATGCCAACACCTTTCCCTCTTTCTCACATGCACAATCCTCATCACTTCCCCCTTTTACCCAAAAGTCTATCGAATTCTTTACAATAATCTTCCATGTTTTGTAGGTTGAATCACCCTATTTTCCTACACATTTTTCCCTATCATTTCCTATAAGCCTATCACCTCTTTCCTCTTCACATTTTTCTTATTTTTGGCAAAGTTATAGCCATTTTCACACTTCATGGAGTGAACAATCGGGTGGAAGAAGAAGAAAAGCTGAATTGGTTTTGCTTTTCTCACGTTTTTGCTTCTCTTTTATATATATGTTATTCTTCCTTCACTTTTTCTTTTTCTTTTTTTTTTATATTTTTTAAAAACACACCATCTCTCACTTCACACTCTTACTTTTTTGTCTCTCTGTTCTCCATAGAGAACCACCACCATCTCCACCACAAATTCTCCATCACCACCACCTTCATACCATATCCTCCATCACCGCCACCACTAAATTCTTATCTTTCCATCTACCCATCTCATTCCACATACACAAAGATTCACCATTTTGTCATCTCCATCCATTCCACTCTCCATCATCATGCAAGAAGAAGGAAGGGAAGTCTAGCATCAAGTGAGGACATCACCATCATAAGGATACCATGAGTTCATCCTTTCATCCTCAACGTAAGAATAAAGAGTCACCTCTCTTCCCTTACTCTTACTTTGATGTTCATAAACATGTTGAAGCATGTATATTTGACTATGAGTGAGTAGTTAGTTTGTTGGGGTTAGGGTTGAAAGCCCTAGCCAATCTTGTTAGACTTTGATGTCAATATTATGATTGATGCACTTTTCATTAGCATATTGATATGCTAGATCAAGAGTTAAACATTCATGCTTAAACTTAATCAATTTGGGTATGTTTGCTTGCCATAACATGAGAAATAATTAGGGCTTAATTAACCGTAGTTGTTTGAAGCATGATAACATACCATATGTGCATGTTAAAGTTGTGAGCTACAATCACTTAGAGATAAACTTGGTTGGTTTGTATAATTTCTTCATCTCCAAACTTTATGCAATTAGGGTAATGCATTAGATTCCTAATCGGATTGAAATACATGACTTAGGTAGTTAAGTGTTACACCTGAGAGGGGTTGCTTGATATCAACAAAAGAGAATGTTAAGTTTGTGAGTGTTTGAGGAGTTTTTGATTAGGTTTGGGATTAATCGGAGATTGGTTAACTTGTTGGTTGTTAGACGAGAAATCGGTTGTTGGGGTGACTTTGGAATTAGCTTAAATCTATCAAAATATTATGTTAGGATTATGTAAAGGTTTGACTCAAACACGTTTAGACTCCTCCTTTCAAATACAACCATAGAGCTCAAAAAATCACTTCGACATGGCACCACAAATTAGCATAGGGCAAGCCACCACAAATTTTAGTAGCACAATTTTCTCAATACGCACTACAACTTCCTTAATTAACACAAACATCAATTTCAAGTCTAAACATGTCAATCGAAGCAAAAATAGAGAAACCCAATTTGAAAACCCTAGAACTT
The window above is part of the Fragaria vesca subsp. vesca linkage group LG2, FraVesHawaii_1.0, whole genome shotgun sequence genome. Proteins encoded here:
- the LOC101299554 gene encoding nudix hydrolase 10-like, whose amino-acid sequence is MGRWKDKNLVVAVMEDMLLVVQEKSGRLQGTGVWKIPTGVVDEGEDITVAAVREVKEETGIDAEFQEVLAFRQAHKSFFEKSDLFFVCMLRPLSFDIQKQDLEIEAAKWMSLEEYAAQPVTQKHGIFKCIHELCLAKVKGNYAGFSPLSVKSFFDDQLSYIYLNRQDIQSLTSSDQS